CATCCACGCTTCATTCGTTCAAGACCACTGGTATCCCGGATGACAAAACTGTTACATTTCAGACGCCCGGACGAGGCTGGCGCGTTGCAAGAGATCCATCAAGTCGGACCGGGTAAACGGTTTGGGTAGATAATCATCAAAGCCCTGGGTCAGAAAGTTGGAGCGGTCCGTAGGCAGGGCATAGGCGGTGAAGGCCACAGCATAAAAAGGTGCTTTGCCTGGCAGTGCACGGAGCTTGTGCAACAGATCGGTGCCCGTACGTTTTTCGCCAAGGTTGATGTCGAGTAATACCATATCAAATGATGCATTGTTGAAGGCCACAAGCGCTGCGTCAAAGGAGTCAATCAGTACGACTTCAAGGTTTGGCTTGAGTAAGCGTTTGACGAGGAGCTGGGTCTCAAGATTGTCTTCTACGACCAGCATTTTGTACTGCGGTACAACAAAGTTTTTAGATACGTTGGGTACCTGCGGTTCTTCTGGTACAAGTTGATCCAGTGCGTTGGTTAGCAGCGGGAAGGCTACTGTAAAAGTGCTGCCTTTATCCTGATCGCTTTTAACGGAAATATTACCATTCATCAGATCGACGAGGCGCTTGGTGATGGTGAGTCCGAGTCCGACGCCTTCATACGGCCGATCATCTCCCATATATTCCTGGCGGAACGGTTCAAAAATTTGAGGGAGGAAGTCTTTGTTGATGCCAATACCGGTATCCTGGATTTCAATTTTGAGTTCGTCTTCCGAAGCAAAAACGCCCACAGTTACTTTGCCTTCAGGAGTGTACTTGATGGCATTGCCAATGAGGTTGTCCAGAATACGGTCGAGCGAGTTTGGGTCGAGCAGGGCATAAAGTGGATCGGTCGCACCCGTATATTCTAGGCTCAGCTTTTGTTGTTTTGCCAGTGCCGATAGCAGCCTGCAATGTTTCTGCACCCGATCAACTACATTAATGGGTGTTTGTACCAGTTTGTGGTTGTGCGCTTTCAATTTGGCAAAGTCGAGCACCGAATTAAGGGTATGGAGAAGCCTGTTTCCGCCGCGGGCGATAAGCTGGGCAATTTCACGGTGCTCGCTGGGCAGCTCTTCTTCCAGAACTTCTGCAAATCCGATGACGCCGGCCAACGGGGTTCGGATTTCGTGGCTCATGTTTGCTAGAAACTCGTTCATAAACCGTGCTGCCTGCAATGCCTTTTCGCGCTCTGTAATCAACTCCTCTTCCATTTGCCGGCGCACGGTGATATCCATCATGGCTGAGCGTACCAGCACCGGGCCGTTGTCGTTATTGCGTATCAGGATGCTCTGGATCTCTACGTAAAAGGCGCTCCCATCATTGCGAAGCAACCGCAGATCGCAGGCTTGTTTGTCACCCGTTTCAATAACGTGCAGGATGTGCTGATTAAATTGGTGTTTATCTTCGGGATTCAGGTAGCGAAGGAAAGGTTTATGCAGAACCCTGCGGCGGGCTGTCTGCAGCATGTTGATGCCTGTCAGGTTGACATCGTGCACGAGGCTGTCTTTATCAAATACAAAATAGCCAATTGGCGCCAGTTCAAAGAGTTGCCGGAAAGCATTGTGCGATTCTTCCAGTTCTGCCTGGGAGCTACGGAGTTGCTGGTTTTGACGCTCAAGTTTGAGTTGATACGCGTTCAGTTTCTCGACTGCATCAGCAGGTTGGACAGATTGTTTTGGCGGATGATCGGTAACCAGATTCCCAGCACCGGAAGTATCCTGTGCACGTTTAGAAGCGCGTCCCATAGGGTTAGACTACAAGTTTGTTAGAAATGCTTGTATACATGTTAGCTGGTCCAATGGCGGCCGGTAAACCCGGTGGTACACAGTAACAAGGTGATCAACAGGAGCTTGTTGACATGAGGGGCCTGTGAATTGAATAGGCAGGCAGTTGGTCAAAGAGAAGTATGTTTAACTGCCTGCTTAACAAAATACAAAATCCGGAAGTTTTTTGACAACCCTCGGAAGAAATGGCCTCAAATAGATTGGCAAATGCAAACAAAATCTTTCGAATTGCGCCATAAAGACCCGGAACAGGGGGGACGGTTCCAGTTGGTACACCTTTCGCTTTTGGTTCTGCTACATTGTTATCAATGCCTTTTTCTTTTCGTCTGGGCTAGTTAAGACGGACGAAAAAAAGCCTGACCCCGTAAGGTCAGGCTTTTTTTGTTGCATTCAGTTTTACCCTTTCATCGCAGCCGGCTGGTACGCCTCTTTTTGCACCCCATTTATCCCGGATACATTTTACCCGATACTCGTGATGTTGTACAAGCCCGGTGCATCGATGGATGAGAAATGGGTCCCTCATCCTGGATGCTCCGGGTTTTTTTGTTCTTTTAAATCGTACGCCTTGTACCTGAGAAGGGTACCTGCTATTTTCGTTGCCAATTCGAATGCTCAATTTGCGCTTAATAGCTAGAGGTTTTGGAAGCACAAACTGATCTTTATATTCGCCGCATCCAATCGTACGATGAATACATCGCGGTGGCGGAGTTGCAGAAAATAGTTTGGGGGCAGGAGTCCATCGAAATTGTGCCGCCCTCCATTCTCATGGTGAATCAAAAGATTGGCGGTATCGTTGCCGGTGCCTTTACGCCCGACCATGAATTGGTGGCTTTTGTTTATGGGTTGCCTGGCTTTAGAAACAATGCAGAAGTGCACTGGTCGCATATGCTGGCGGTGAAGCCGGCGTGGCGTGGGAAGGGCATTGGAAAGCGTTTAAAGCAATACCAGCGCGCGTTTGTCCAGGAGCGCGGTATCAAAATCATCCACTGGACATACGATCCGCTAGAGTCGGTTAACGCATTTCTCAATCTGGAAAGGCTCGGCGCGATGCCATCGGAGTACATTTGCGACCTGTATGGCAAAGGTGAAAAAAGTATCCTGCACAAAGGGATCGGCACCGACCGATTTATCCTGACCTGGTATCTGAATCCGGTAGACGGGCAAGCACGCCGGGCCAGGTTTTCTCCGCTTGCTGCCCCGAGATCATTGCCAGCCGTTATCTCAAAAACACTGTCGTTTTTACCCGTTTCTGCGTCTGGGGTGCGCATTGAAATCCCGAGAAATATTCAACAACTCAAACGCGAACAACCCGAAGAAGCCCGGGCCTGGCGTAATGCAACCCGTGCGGCATTCATGCATTACTTCGGGAAAGGGTACGGCGTGGTAGGATTTCATACGCTCGATGAGGGCTGTTACTACATCATGGCCCAACCAAACCCATCCTGATTCATCAGGCAAATACTATCAAGGTGATCTATGTTACAGTTAAAGCGTGTTGTGCTGCGTGAAATTCAGCTTCCGTTGGTTGAGCCATTTACCATTTCTTCAGGCACAGAGTACATGCGGCGCATTATGCTGCTGGAAGCTGAAGACAAGGATGGGCACATTGGATGGGGCGAATGCGTCGCTGGCGTTTTTCCCAACTACAACGCAGAAGCCATTGATACAGCCTGGTTAGGACTTATCGACTGGATTTTACCCCTGACTGTTGGTGAGGCTTTTGATGGCCCGGAAGACATTTACCCGATGTTACAGGCACGCATCCGTGGGAATGAAATGGCGCGCGCCAGTATTGAAATGGCCGCTTGGGATGTATGGGCACACCGCCAAAACGCATCCCTCTCGCGGTTACTTGGTGGCACGCGTGATAAAGTGGCAACAGGCATCTCCGTAGGGATTCAGGATTCACCGGCGGTCCTTGTCGAGAAAGTAGGGCGGTATATCGAAGAAGGCTACCGCAAAATCAAAGTCAAGATCAAGCCAGGGTATGATTTGCCCTACGTAAGCGCT
This is a stretch of genomic DNA from Bacteroidota bacterium. It encodes these proteins:
- a CDS encoding GNAT family N-acetyltransferase; the protein is MEAQTDLYIRRIQSYDEYIAVAELQKIVWGQESIEIVPPSILMVNQKIGGIVAGAFTPDHELVAFVYGLPGFRNNAEVHWSHMLAVKPAWRGKGIGKRLKQYQRAFVQERGIKIIHWTYDPLESVNAFLNLERLGAMPSEYICDLYGKGEKSILHKGIGTDRFILTWYLNPVDGQARRARFSPLAAPRSLPAVISKTLSFLPVSASGVRIEIPRNIQQLKREQPEEARAWRNATRAAFMHYFGKGYGVVGFHTLDEGCYYIMAQPNPS
- a CDS encoding ATP-binding protein; translation: MGRASKRAQDTSGAGNLVTDHPPKQSVQPADAVEKLNAYQLKLERQNQQLRSSQAELEESHNAFRQLFELAPIGYFVFDKDSLVHDVNLTGINMLQTARRRVLHKPFLRYLNPEDKHQFNQHILHVIETGDKQACDLRLLRNDGSAFYVEIQSILIRNNDNGPVLVRSAMMDITVRRQMEEELITEREKALQAARFMNEFLANMSHEIRTPLAGVIGFAEVLEEELPSEHREIAQLIARGGNRLLHTLNSVLDFAKLKAHNHKLVQTPINVVDRVQKHCRLLSALAKQQKLSLEYTGATDPLYALLDPNSLDRILDNLIGNAIKYTPEGKVTVGVFASEDELKIEIQDTGIGINKDFLPQIFEPFRQEYMGDDRPYEGVGLGLTITKRLVDLMNGNISVKSDQDKGSTFTVAFPLLTNALDQLVPEEPQVPNVSKNFVVPQYKMLVVEDNLETQLLVKRLLKPNLEVVLIDSFDAALVAFNNASFDMVLLDINLGEKRTGTDLLHKLRALPGKAPFYAVAFTAYALPTDRSNFLTQGFDDYLPKPFTRSDLMDLLQRASLVRASEM